A single Desulfuromonas acetoxidans DSM 684 DNA region contains:
- a CDS encoding GspH/FimT family pseudopilin, giving the protein MSKEDQKGFTLLEVVVVIAMLTILTAIAGFYLVGRAQRASLKKDANDIAHYMVLAKTGAIRDTTVWAIQFDPAGRQYVVLSNSGEDAGSEDWTDGDEVVYQRVRLSAKINFGSGKGLRPGATVLPIDGVSFSADRVVFNPNGTSESGTVYLKNDENETFAMSSLATTGRVKVWKNYGSGWD; this is encoded by the coding sequence ATGTCTAAGGAAGATCAAAAAGGATTTACTCTGCTAGAAGTTGTTGTGGTTATAGCCATGCTGACAATTTTGACAGCTATAGCGGGTTTTTATCTTGTGGGAAGAGCTCAGAGAGCTTCTTTAAAAAAAGATGCGAATGATATCGCGCATTATATGGTCTTGGCCAAAACTGGTGCGATCCGAGATACAACCGTTTGGGCCATTCAATTTGATCCTGCAGGCAGACAATATGTCGTGCTGAGTAATTCAGGAGAGGATGCCGGATCCGAAGATTGGACCGATGGAGATGAGGTTGTGTATCAAAGAGTGCGCCTGTCAGCAAAGATTAATTTTGGAAGTGGTAAAGGATTGCGTCCGGGGGCTACTGTGTTACCGATAGATGGCGTAAGCTTTTCGGCTGATCGGGTTGTGTTTAATCCCAATGGAACAAGTGAGTCAGGAACTGTCTACCTGAAAAATGATGAAAATGAGACATTCGCTATGAGCAGTTTGGCGACGACAGGCCGTGTAAAGGTCTGGAAGAATTATGGATCTGGCTGGGATTAA
- a CDS encoding type IV pilus modification PilV family protein yields the protein MLKAEHGFSLIELMIALLILAVGLLSLAGLQGVAIEGNRQGNLISQATALAENRIERIQSEDYDAVNDVTFPAVDNGIGINGYFDRTTLIENDVPLVGLKRITVTVSWSDGEVHQVELRTIVSNEG from the coding sequence ATGTTGAAAGCTGAGCATGGATTCAGTCTGATTGAATTAATGATCGCTTTGCTTATTTTGGCTGTGGGTTTACTTAGTCTGGCTGGTTTGCAAGGTGTTGCCATTGAAGGTAACAGACAAGGAAACCTGATTTCACAGGCAACTGCATTAGCTGAAAACCGAATCGAACGGATTCAAAGTGAAGATTATGATGCGGTTAATGATGTAACCTTCCCGGCGGTTGACAATGGCATAGGTATTAACGGTTATTTCGATCGAACAACATTGATTGAAAATGATGTGCCTTTGGTTGGTCTGAAACGTATAACGGTTACAGTCTCCTGGTCTGATGGTGAAGTCCATCAGGTGGAGTTGCGCACTATTGTTTCAAATGAGGGGTGA
- a CDS encoding PilW family protein: MNNRGFTLVEILITLLVSAVVLLGVLNLFNKSQKTYAVQEELAELQQNVRVAKMYLERDARMAGSGILNMSYGGYEVFPIEFENNVDGLSGNAATVANIVTGTDLVVIRYQNFNTDGCGTDPTGTYSACDDLPQLILSNDMPDTATVAIVVDDLETTPYSAWDNGCYCNGVPYTQPTPGMPFIVTAPDGSSSAVLFHTSTLPNSDKIGNAPNYTYNGVTYPNKVLNTYPAGSTINFFYTDGIYEAIYYIENVDGIPCLIRDSGSGGQVIAEYIEDMQLAFGLDTAGDGAVDTWIDNADLTNTQKNQVRLVRLNVVGRTAHEHQNFTGNRPAVEDHGAGPADGFRRRQLTVTVKVRNLAL; this comes from the coding sequence ATGAATAATCGTGGTTTTACATTGGTAGAAATATTGATCACCCTTCTGGTTTCGGCCGTGGTGCTGCTTGGTGTACTGAACCTGTTCAACAAAAGTCAGAAAACATATGCTGTTCAGGAAGAATTGGCAGAATTGCAGCAGAACGTCCGTGTTGCCAAAATGTATCTTGAACGAGATGCACGCATGGCCGGTTCTGGAATCCTGAACATGTCCTATGGTGGCTACGAGGTTTTCCCGATCGAATTCGAAAACAATGTTGACGGATTAAGTGGAAATGCCGCGACTGTTGCCAACATCGTTACAGGAACAGATCTCGTTGTGATTCGCTACCAGAATTTCAATACCGATGGTTGTGGAACCGATCCAACTGGAACCTACAGTGCTTGTGATGATTTACCTCAGCTGATTCTTTCCAATGACATGCCGGATACGGCAACTGTAGCGATTGTCGTTGATGATCTTGAAACGACTCCCTACAGTGCCTGGGATAATGGGTGTTATTGTAACGGTGTTCCTTATACGCAACCAACTCCAGGGATGCCCTTTATTGTAACAGCACCTGATGGGAGTTCATCGGCGGTCCTGTTTCATACCAGTACTCTTCCCAATTCAGATAAAATAGGCAACGCACCAAACTACACCTATAACGGGGTGACCTATCCCAATAAAGTTCTTAATACTTATCCCGCCGGAAGCACGATAAATTTCTTTTATACCGATGGAATTTATGAAGCGATTTACTACATAGAAAACGTTGATGGTATTCCATGCCTTATCCGTGATAGTGGCAGTGGTGGCCAGGTCATTGCTGAATACATAGAAGATATGCAATTGGCTTTTGGACTAGACACTGCCGGCGACGGGGCTGTGGACACATGGATTGATAATGCAGATCTGACCAATACGCAAAAAAATCAGGTGCGCCTAGTGCGCCTTAATGTCGTCGGCCGGACTGCCCATGAACACCAAAATTTCACAGGAAATCGTCCTGCCGTTGAAGATCATGGAGCTGGTCCTGCTGATGGATTTCGACGTCGTCAGCTGACTGTAACAGTCAAAGTAAGAAATCTGGCCCTTTAA